A genomic region of Nitrospirota bacterium contains the following coding sequences:
- a CDS encoding nitroreductase family protein encodes MDAINQRRSVRAFLPQKLDRSTIRALLAAAVRAPTAMHGEPWAFAIVQDANVLKRLSDQSKVLFAEEAHRLHLDHGGHALDIFSRPDFNIFYDASTLIVICGLPIGPFVAADCWLAAQNLMLAASAMGLGTCVIGSALLALNTSGGKADAGIPSEFSAFASIIVGVPSGETPLTTRKEPQILARK; translated from the coding sequence ATGGACGCCATCAATCAGCGGCGATCCGTGCGCGCCTTCTTACCACAGAAACTCGACCGATCAACTATTCGCGCGTTGCTCGCGGCCGCGGTGCGAGCTCCCACGGCGATGCACGGGGAGCCGTGGGCGTTTGCAATCGTGCAGGACGCGAACGTGCTGAAGCGGCTTTCGGATCAGTCCAAAGTGCTGTTTGCCGAGGAAGCACACCGCCTGCACCTCGACCATGGAGGCCATGCGCTCGACATCTTCAGCCGCCCGGATTTCAATATTTTCTATGACGCGAGCACGCTCATCGTGATCTGCGGTCTCCCCATCGGCCCCTTCGTGGCCGCGGACTGCTGGCTGGCCGCGCAGAACCTAATGCTCGCTGCCTCTGCCATGGGGCTCGGCACCTGTGTGATCGGTTCCGCGCTGCTCGCGCTGAACACCTCGGGCGGAAAAGCCGATGCCGGGATCCCGAGCGAGTTTTCCGCGTTTGCCTCGATCATCGTCGGTGTGCCGAGCGGTGAGACGCCCCTCACGACCCGCAAGGAGCCGCAGATTCTCGCCCGGAAGTGA
- the ruvC gene encoding crossover junction endodeoxyribonuclease RuvC, with product MRILGIDPGLNATGYGVVELDGSEVRHVASGTINIPSARPLPTRLNLLFESLREVFDQYRPDEVAVENTFLAKNVAVALKLGQAKGIALLVAEQAKLPVLEYTPTEIKTAVTGYGAAAKEQVQYMVGRLLRLDVEATTHHATDALATAICHLHTALPRHATMSVASSRRIAHA from the coding sequence ATGCGGATTCTTGGAATCGACCCCGGCCTGAACGCCACCGGGTACGGCGTGGTGGAGCTGGACGGCTCCGAGGTGCGTCACGTCGCGTCCGGCACCATCAATATCCCCTCGGCGCGCCCGTTGCCCACCCGTCTGAACCTGCTGTTCGAATCCCTGCGAGAAGTGTTCGACCAATACCGCCCCGACGAGGTCGCGGTGGAGAACACGTTTCTCGCCAAAAACGTGGCCGTGGCGCTCAAACTGGGACAAGCCAAGGGGATCGCCCTGTTGGTGGCTGAGCAGGCCAAGCTCCCGGTGCTGGAATACACGCCCACGGAGATCAAGACCGCGGTCACCGGATACGGCGCGGCCGCAAAGGAGCAGGTGCAATATATGGTCGGCCGGCTGCTCCGGCTGGACGTGGAGGCCACCACGCACCACGCCACCGACGCGTTGGCCACGGCCATTTGCCACCTCCACACCGCCTTGCCCCGGCACGCCACGATGTCGGTCGCGTCGTCGCGGCGTATCGCCCACGCATGA
- a CDS encoding YebC/PmpR family DNA-binding transcriptional regulator, which yields MSGHSKWATTKHKKAAADAKRGKIFTKLIKELTVAARIGGGDPDGNPRLRMAILKSKENNMPADNIKRAIMKGTGELPGVTYEEFVYEGYGPGGTALLVDIMTDNKNRTVSEIRHVFSKHGGNMGEAGSVGWMFQKRGYIVVEKAKADEDTLMTLALDAGAEDMKTDDPEQYEVLTAPSEFERVKKAIEAKGIPIALAEISQIPQTYVKLEGRDAEQMLKLMEALEDHDDVQKVHANFDIDQAVMEKVLG from the coding sequence ATGTCAGGCCACTCAAAGTGGGCCACCACCAAGCATAAAAAAGCCGCGGCCGACGCCAAACGCGGGAAGATCTTCACCAAGCTCATCAAGGAATTGACGGTGGCCGCCCGCATCGGCGGCGGCGATCCGGACGGCAATCCACGCCTCCGCATGGCGATCCTGAAGTCCAAAGAAAACAACATGCCGGCGGACAACATCAAGCGCGCCATCATGAAGGGCACCGGTGAGCTCCCGGGCGTGACCTACGAAGAGTTCGTGTACGAAGGCTACGGTCCCGGGGGCACCGCTCTGTTGGTCGACATCATGACCGACAACAAGAACCGCACCGTGTCCGAGATCCGCCACGTCTTCTCCAAACACGGCGGCAACATGGGGGAGGCGGGGTCCGTGGGGTGGATGTTCCAGAAGCGCGGCTATATCGTGGTTGAGAAGGCCAAGGCGGACGAGGACACCCTGATGACCCTGGCCTTGGACGCGGGCGCCGAAGACATGAAAACGGACGACCCCGAGCAGTACGAGGTCCTCACCGCGCCCTCCGAGTTCGAGCGCGTCAAGAAGGCGATCGAAGCCAAAGGGATCCCGATCGCGCTGGCCGAGATCAGCCAGATCCCGCAGACCTACGTGAAGCTGGAGGGCAGGGACGCGGAGCAGATGCTCAAGTTGATGGAAGCCCTCGAGGATCACGACGACGTGCAGAAAGTGCACGCGAATTTCGACATTGATCAGGCCGTGATGGAGAAGGTGCTGGGGTAA
- the ruvB gene encoding Holliday junction branch migration DNA helicase RuvB, which yields MVDDERGYENSLRPLALDEYVGQEKIKANLRVYIEAARQRGDVLDHSIFYGPPGLGKTTLAHIIAKELGVQIKATSGPALEHAGDLAAILTNLGPRDVFFIDEIHRLHPAVEEVLYPAMEDFQLDIVIGQGPAARSIKLDLPPFTLVGATTRAGLLTSPLRDRFGVICRLEYYSPGELEQIIMRSSRLLKVPIVPEGASEIARRARGTPRIANRLLRRVRDFAQVKGDGVITAEAAHGALSMMEIDEHGFDVMDRRLLAAIIDKFGGGPVGVDTLASAIGEERETIEDVYEPFLLQGGFLDRTPRGRLATPLAYQHLNRQQPSNTEQKPLW from the coding sequence ATGGTGGATGACGAGCGAGGCTACGAGAACAGTCTGCGGCCGCTGGCCTTGGACGAATACGTGGGCCAGGAGAAGATCAAAGCCAACCTGCGCGTGTACATCGAAGCCGCGCGCCAGCGCGGCGACGTGCTGGATCACTCGATCTTCTACGGCCCGCCGGGCTTGGGCAAAACCACGCTCGCGCACATCATCGCCAAGGAACTGGGCGTGCAGATCAAAGCCACGTCCGGTCCCGCGCTCGAACACGCGGGCGACCTGGCCGCGATCTTGACCAACCTAGGCCCGCGCGACGTGTTTTTCATCGATGAAATCCATCGCCTGCATCCCGCAGTGGAAGAAGTCCTCTACCCCGCGATGGAGGACTTTCAACTCGACATCGTCATCGGTCAAGGCCCGGCCGCGCGTAGCATCAAACTCGATCTGCCGCCGTTCACCCTGGTGGGCGCCACCACGCGCGCGGGTCTGTTGACGTCGCCGCTGCGTGATCGCTTCGGCGTGATCTGCCGTCTGGAGTACTACTCTCCCGGCGAGTTGGAGCAGATCATCATGCGCTCCTCGCGCCTGCTCAAGGTCCCCATCGTGCCGGAAGGCGCCTCTGAAATCGCGCGCCGCGCGCGCGGCACTCCGCGTATCGCCAACCGTCTGCTGCGTCGCGTGCGCGACTTCGCCCAGGTCAAGGGCGACGGCGTGATCACCGCGGAGGCCGCGCACGGCGCACTGTCCATGATGGAGATCGACGAACACGGCTTCGACGTCATGGACCGCCGCCTGCTCGCCGCCATCATCGACAAATTCGGGGGCGGCCCGGTCGGCGTGGACACCCTGGCTTCCGCCATCGGCGAAGAACGAGAAACCATCGAAGACGTCTACGAACCCTTCCTCTTGCAAGGCGGCTTCCTCGACCGCACCCCCCGCGGCCGCCTCGCCACCCCCCTCGCGTACCAGCATTTAAACAGACAACAGCCGAGCAATACTGAGCAGAAACCGTTGTGGTAG
- a CDS encoding FAD-binding oxidoreductase produces MPKQSYQGTVTDIETLTPTVKVFRLAFEPATNFSFIAGQYVMVDVLKDGAVIHKPYSIASPPHQKDIDLCIKYVEGGYVSTYFHTKVRVGDVLTVHEALGFFVDRGGPHERVYVGTGTGIAPIRSMILDLYHAGFEGPMSVYFGVRYEDELLYEPDWRRLEAEHPAFRFIPVVSRPKTWTGRTGWVQDALRDTLRDPASKEVYVCGLVPMVKAVKPLLMELGVPRQQIHTEKYI; encoded by the coding sequence ATGCCAAAACAATCATACCAAGGGACTGTCACCGACATCGAGACCCTGACACCGACCGTCAAGGTCTTCCGCTTGGCGTTCGAGCCGGCGACGAATTTTTCGTTCATCGCTGGGCAATACGTGATGGTGGACGTCTTGAAGGACGGGGCGGTTATTCACAAGCCGTACTCGATTGCCTCCCCTCCGCATCAGAAAGACATCGATCTGTGCATTAAGTACGTGGAGGGGGGGTACGTCTCGACGTATTTCCATACCAAGGTTCGGGTGGGCGATGTGCTCACCGTGCACGAGGCGCTCGGGTTTTTTGTGGACCGTGGCGGGCCGCACGAGCGCGTGTACGTGGGAACCGGTACCGGGATCGCGCCGATCCGCAGCATGATCCTCGATCTATACCATGCTGGATTCGAGGGGCCGATGTCCGTGTATTTCGGGGTCCGGTACGAGGACGAACTTCTCTACGAGCCGGATTGGCGGAGGCTGGAAGCTGAACACCCCGCGTTTCGGTTCATTCCGGTGGTCAGTCGTCCCAAAACCTGGACCGGCCGCACTGGGTGGGTGCAGGACGCTTTGCGGGACACGTTGCGCGATCCTGCGTCCAAAGAGGTCTATGTCTGTGGGCTGGTGCCGATGGTCAAGGCCGTCAAGCCGTTGCTCATGGAATTGGGCGTGCCGCGGCAGCAAATTCACACCGAAAAATACATCTAA
- the ruvA gene encoding Holliday junction branch migration protein RuvA → MIAALAGTLVAKSPQSVILDVQGVGYEVFTSLQTYYRLPELKQAVRLHTYTHVREDALSLYGFLSSEEKSAFLLLISVSGVGPRLGLAVLSGLTVAELASAIRTGDAKRLSSVPGIGQKTAARLILELQSKITAIAPETTDNGASPAASSTMDDALSALVNLGYQGAAAKETLKLIERSRPGEELTVEDLLREALRRLSK, encoded by the coding sequence ATGATCGCCGCGCTCGCGGGGACGTTGGTCGCCAAGTCTCCGCAGTCCGTGATTCTCGATGTTCAGGGCGTGGGCTACGAAGTCTTCACTTCGCTGCAAACCTACTATCGACTGCCTGAGCTGAAACAGGCCGTGCGCTTGCACACATACACGCACGTGCGCGAAGACGCCCTGTCCCTGTACGGTTTTCTCTCCTCTGAGGAAAAGTCGGCGTTCCTGCTGTTGATCTCGGTGTCGGGCGTGGGGCCTCGATTAGGGCTTGCGGTGCTCTCGGGACTGACGGTCGCAGAACTGGCGTCCGCGATCCGAACCGGCGACGCCAAACGCCTCTCCTCCGTGCCTGGTATCGGCCAAAAAACCGCGGCGCGTCTGATCCTGGAACTCCAGTCCAAAATCACCGCGATCGCGCCCGAGACCACGGACAACGGGGCGAGCCCGGCCGCGTCATCGACCATGGACGACGCGCTCTCAGCGTTGGTGAACCTGGGGTATCAGGGCGCAGCGGCCAAGGAAACCCTCAAACTCATCGAGCGCAGCCGGCCCGGTGAAGAACTCACCGTCGAGGATCTTCTGCGCGAGGCGCTGCGCCGCCTGTCCAAGTGA